Genomic segment of Chitinivibrionia bacterium:
TCGCAAAAAAATTCGGGTTCAGTATCGAAAAAACAGCGATATAATGATTATTCTCAACATAGACGACGAAGATGTCGGCAAGCGGATTGACAGGATTGTTCGTAAAAAATTGTCTTTCTGTCCGCTTGGCGAGGTTTTTCGCTTGTTTCGAGACGGAAAAATTCGCTTTGACGGCAAAAAACTAAAAGAGAATGACCGCGTTGCGCTTGCAGGCGAAATACAAATCCTTGCCGACGAGAGTGAATTGCGTAAAAAATTCGCCGAAAAACAGGAAGCCGAATGCAAAAACAATCTTAAAATAATTTACGAAGACCCGCAATTGCTCGTTTGCGACAAACCCGTAGGAGTTGCTACTCAACCCGGCAAAGGAATTTCGACGGGCGCTTCTCTTATAGAAATCGTACAAAATTACGCCGACAAAAAATTCGTTCCCCATTTGGCGCACAGAATTGACGCGGACACTTCCGGACTTGTTTTGATTGCCAAAAATGTGGAAATTCTGCGGAAAATTCAAGATATTTGGAACACTCCCCTACTCAAAAAAGAATATTTGGCGCTCTGTCATAACATTTTCGAGAAAAAAACGGGGAAAATTGAGTTTAACCTCGAAAAACACGGTCAAAAAATGAACGTAGTCGAAAACGGCGGACAAGAGAGCGTTTCGCGTTTCAAAGTGCTGAAAGAAAGTGATAGTTTGTCGCTTGTAAGCGTTGAAATAGAAACAGGACGAATGCACCAAATCCGCACGCAGTTGGCACATATAAGCCACTGCATTTTAGGCGACAAAAAATACGGTGATGAAATTTCGGATAAAGAAACAGAAAAAAAACTCGGAAAAAAGATAAACCGTTTAATGTTGCATTCGCATAAAATTTCGTTTAGTTTAGATAAAAAACGCTATTCGTTCGAGGCGGCTGTTCCTGAAGAGTTTTCGGGATTTTCGGGATTATAAAAAAAAGACAAGGCGCATTGCCTTGTCTTCGCAAGAAAACTACCGGAATAGTTTTTATCTGTTTACTCCAATTCTTGTCGAATATCTGTACACCTTTCCGCTGATGCCTGTTGCCTCGACAAGTACCAAATACGTCCCATTGGCGACGAAACGTCCGGATTGGTTGGTTAAATTCCAGACGATTGGCGTAGGGGCAGACCCCTGTGTCTGCCCGTTTTGGGCGGCGTTAATATTTGGGCAGACACGCGGGTCTGCCCTTACATCGTCCGCCGAAAACACAACATTGCCTAAATTATCCAATATTACCAAATTCACCGTTGCCTGCTCGGGGGGTATCACAGAAATTCTTGCCACATCCGAGACAATTGCGTTCTCCAACAAAATGCCGAATTTGTCGTTGTGGGGAGTATTCGGGCGGATGTTGGTTGCGCCGTTGGGAGTCCATTGGGCGTAGAGGGTTGCGTGGTTATGTATGTGTCGCAATTCTACGCGGTCGCCGTTGGTGGGAGATGTGAACCAGCCGTCGAATTTGTGGGCGGGGCGGGTTGGGTCGGGCTGAAGCGCGGCGCCGTGATTTTCGGTTGAAATTATCTGCGGACTTGTGCCGCTAAGGGTGCCGCCGTTGGGGTTGAAATTAACTTTTGCGCCTACGGCTACAACGCTTGCGGTCGGGGCGATTGTCGGCGGAATTTCTGCGCCCGGATTGCCGTTGGCTCCGAGTCCTGCGCCTATCCATCTGCGGGCTTCGTTGGTGCTGTTTGCGCTTCTGCGGAGTATTACTTTTGCGTTATCTTCGATTATTATTTTTCCGCTTGGCGCGGGACTATTAAAAGAACCGTCTTCGCCGCCGCCGAGAGCCGCGCTGTTTCCTCCCGCTGTCGCGATTACTTGCGCGTTGCCCGAAATAATTGTAGTTCTGTCGCTACTCATTATTACGCCTGATCTTCCGCCGACGCTTGTGCCCCGTTCACCGCCGGTAGCGTATATAACGCCGCCTTTTATTGTGGTTTTTCCATGATTTTCAATGCCTGCTCGGTTGCCGGTTCCGAAAGTATGCAAAGTTCCCGTTCCGTCAATTATGAGTTCTCTGTTTGACCTGACGACTATGCCCGACGAAGACGACGCTCCCGAAAGATAACTTACACCGCCTTCCGCAAGCGTTAAATTAAGAGTCGTCCCTACTTCGTTCAGCCAAATCGGCTGGCAACCGTCGAAGGTGCAAAGGACTTTTATGTTTAAGTTGTAAATCGTAATGCTCGATTCGCCGTTTACCGCTATTCTGCGATGGGTTTCTATGCCGCTGCTTGTAATTGGAGCGCTTACATTGCCGCTTACGGTAAGTATGTCGTCCGAAAATGTCCAGTTTTCGCCGCTTTGACCTTGCGACAGCATATTAAGGCGCACAAACGCCTCGCCCGTTTTTGGGAAAGTATGGCTGAACACTCCTTCGTCGGCTTTATTTTGAACTCTTGGCTCAAGTCCGTTTATTCTGAAAAAGTTCTCTGCAACGCCGCTTAGAGTTCGTCCGTATGTCGGGTTTATGGAAATAGTTGCCGTGTATTCCGTATTCGCCTCAAAAATCCCGCCTGCGACAATAGCGGGATACCACGTTATTTGGGCTACCCATTGTTGTCCGTTGGGGTCAAATATTTGCGGAATCGGCGACATTCCCGCAAGGGGCGGCGGCAAAAGCAGATTGCTGTTGCTTACGGTTCCCGACTGAGGTATTAAATGCGGCGGCATTGCTTGCGGCGCGCCTCTTTCCGCTCCTCCGACAGCACGCACCACTAATCCGGGTAAAGAGCCGTTTGCCCAAATCCAACCATTATTGTTGTTAAACCGCCCGTCTATAGAGCCGTCAGCATTTATTGCTTGCGCCGAGAAAGACGCGCCGTTTTTTTGATTTAAGGCAAAATCCGTGTTTCCAAAATTTCCAAGCATATTCAAAAATGCGACATTACTTGTGAGGGTTGCTCTTTCGAGTATTCGCCCTACCACGCGCCCTATATTGTCGCCTGTGCCTCTTACGCTTGGATTTAGCGCGGCGCTGTTTAAGATACTTGGGGGCGCGCCGCCTGCAAAGAACATATATCCCACCAGTCCGCCGACTGCGTCTTCTCCGCTGACTTCGGCTGTGGAAAAACTAGATACTATGCGCCCGCCTGTGCCCATACTTCCCGCTATGCCGCCTACATAATTTCTGCCTCTAATGGAACCCGAAACAAAAACATTACTTACTCTGCCGCTTAAACTAACGCCTGACGCCACTCCGCCAACCCTGTCTCTGCCGACAATGTTTGCGCCGACAATACCGAAATTTCTTATGAATCCGGATTCTACGGTTATAGTCCCAAACAGTCCCAGGTTATCTTGGTCGGGTCTGTTTATTGTTAAGCCGACAATTACGTTTCCGTTTCCGTCAAAATTTCCCCTGAAATCACTAATGGCTGTTCCGTCCATTCTTCCGATTGGCGTCCAATTTTCGATACCGCTCAAATCGATAGTGTCGTTGGGACTTTCGAGCCGGAAATGCGTGTTCACTCTGCTGTAAGGCTGGGTGTTTGAATTAATAAGCGCGGCAAACTGCGCAAGTTCCTGCGCCGTTGTGATTCTAAACGGATT
This window contains:
- a CDS encoding RluA family pseudouridine synthase, coding for MIILNIDDEDVGKRIDRIVRKKLSFCPLGEVFRLFRDGKIRFDGKKLKENDRVALAGEIQILADESELRKKFAEKQEAECKNNLKIIYEDPQLLVCDKPVGVATQPGKGISTGASLIEIVQNYADKKFVPHLAHRIDADTSGLVLIAKNVEILRKIQDIWNTPLLKKEYLALCHNIFEKKTGKIEFNLEKHGQKMNVVENGGQESVSRFKVLKESDSLSLVSVEIETGRMHQIRTQLAHISHCILGDKKYGDEISDKETEKKLGKKINRLMLHSHKISFSLDKKRYSFEAAVPEEFSGFSGL
- a CDS encoding InlB B-repeat-containing protein, whose protein sequence is MKKQKPILHKHIKGLLAAFLLIANAFGTNESEHFSGGGLQSNPFRITTAQELAQFAALINSNTQPYSRVNTHFRLESPNDTIDLSGIENWTPIGRMDGTAISDFRGNFDGNGNVIVGLTINRPDQDNLGLFGTITVESGFIRNFGIVGANIVGRDRVGGVASGVSLSGRVSNVFVSGSIRGRNYVGGIAGSMGTGGRIVSSFSTAEVSGEDAVGGLVGYMFFAGGAPPSILNSAALNPSVRGTGDNIGRVVGRILERATLTSNVAFLNMLGNFGNTDFALNQKNGASFSAQAINADGSIDGRFNNNNGWIWANGSLPGLVVRAVGGAERGAPQAMPPHLIPQSGTVSNSNLLLPPPLAGMSPIPQIFDPNGQQWVAQITWYPAIVAGGIFEANTEYTATISINPTYGRTLSGVAENFFRINGLEPRVQNKADEGVFSHTFPKTGEAFVRLNMLSQGQSGENWTFSDDILTVSGNVSAPITSSGIETHRRIAVNGESSITIYNLNIKVLCTFDGCQPIWLNEVGTTLNLTLAEGGVSYLSGASSSSGIVVRSNRELIIDGTGTLHTFGTGNRAGIENHGKTTIKGGVIYATGGERGTSVGGRSGVIMSSDRTTIISGNAQVIATAGGNSAALGGGEDGSFNSPAPSGKIIIEDNAKVILRRSANSTNEARRWIGAGLGANGNPGAEIPPTIAPTASVVAVGAKVNFNPNGGTLSGTSPQIISTENHGAALQPDPTRPAHKFDGWFTSPTNGDRVELRHIHNHATLYAQWTPNGATNIRPNTPHNDKFGILLENAIVSDVARISVIPPEQATVNLVILDNLGNVVFSADDVRADPRVCPNINAAQNGQTQGSAPTPIVWNLTNQSGRFVANGTYLVLVEATGISGKVYRYSTRIGVNR